From one Candidatus Parcubacteria bacterium genomic stretch:
- a CDS encoding DUF262 domain-containing protein, with amino-acid sequence MKIRLSGKDVPKITIRDLVDGYQDDGENGVVGYGSKLNIRPAFQREFIYGDKERDAVIKTVRQGFPLNTMYWSVDEDGNYELMDGQQRTVSICQYVTKIIPIKFDDDHELAFTSLPKDQQEEILNYELSVYVCEGTPSEKLAWFRTINIAGKPLTDQELLNAQHTGKWLTDAKRWFSKTGAPAVQDGREKLVSGSPIRQEVLETALRWISSDHIEQYMNEHKDDTNAQELWQYWQAVFDWVQKTFTTYRKDMKGVEWGLLYNKYKDARYDSRDIEKETLKLIDDDEVQSLRGIYPYILTREEKYLNLRDFDDKTKRKAYEHQGGVCSFCKKERREKMKWEFAEMEADHITPWHEGGKTTAKNCQMLCKTHNRVKGGL; translated from the coding sequence ATGAAAATAAGACTTTCCGGGAAAGATGTGCCGAAAATAACCATTCGCGATTTGGTGGATGGTTACCAAGACGACGGTGAGAACGGTGTCGTCGGGTATGGAAGCAAGCTCAACATTCGTCCTGCGTTTCAGCGCGAGTTTATCTATGGCGACAAGGAGCGCGACGCGGTCATTAAAACCGTGCGGCAAGGTTTTCCGCTTAACACAATGTATTGGTCGGTTGATGAAGATGGTAACTACGAATTGATGGATGGGCAACAGCGCACTGTTTCCATATGCCAATACGTGACGAAAATCATCCCCATTAAGTTTGACGACGATCATGAGCTTGCTTTTACAAGCTTACCCAAAGATCAGCAGGAAGAGATTTTGAACTACGAACTCTCGGTGTATGTGTGCGAAGGGACACCAAGTGAAAAACTCGCCTGGTTTCGTACGATCAATATTGCAGGTAAGCCCTTGACCGATCAAGAGCTTTTGAATGCCCAACATACAGGAAAGTGGCTCACCGACGCGAAACGATGGTTTAGTAAAACGGGTGCCCCCGCGGTGCAAGATGGGCGAGAGAAATTAGTAAGTGGCTCACCTATACGACAGGAGGTTTTGGAAACGGCCTTGAGATGGATTTCAAGCGATCACATTGAGCAATACATGAACGAGCACAAGGACGATACAAACGCACAAGAACTCTGGCAATACTGGCAGGCAGTATTTGACTGGGTGCAGAAGACATTTACGACGTATCGCAAAGATATGAAGGGGGTAGAATGGGGGCTCTTGTACAACAAATATAAGGATGCCAGGTACGACTCTAGGGACATTGAAAAGGAGACTTTGAAGCTGATTGATGACGACGAAGTTCAGAGCCTGAGAGGAATTTATCCATACATCCTTACGCGTGAGGAAAAATACCTCAATTTGCGTGATTTTGATGACAAAACGAAGAGGAAAGCATACGAACACCAAGGCGGTGTATGCTCGTTCTGCAAAAAGGAGAGGCGTGAAAAAATGAAGTGGGAATTTGCCGAAATGGAAGCTGACCACATTACTCCTTGGCACGAAGGAGGGAAAACCACCGCCAAAAATTGTCAGATGTTATGTAAAACACACAACCGAGTAAAGGGTGGTCTCTAG
- a CDS encoding adenine-specific methyltransferase EcoRI family protein, whose protein sequence is MAHSNLSKAKKAKSDEFYTQMSDIANELNHYRDQLRGKVIFCNCDDPFESNFFRFFAENFNALGIKRLIATSYKPSPIANTQLGLFGDDKTLEPKKGRPKVNANAFLINEVEDLNGDGAIDRRDIAEKLKENKKNEWRPLQGDGDFRSPECRELLKQADIVITNPPFSLFIEYVAQLVEHDKKFLIIGNTNAITYKEIFKLIKENKFRTGYTKFNVGMFFEVPNYFTQYHHIDEKSGKKIARVSTSCWYTNMDVAKHHQNIPLYKKYTPEEYPHYDNYDAIEVAKVAEIPADYGGAMGVPITFLDKYNPQQFQLLGASQRGCHDELPDTKKYDDYWEMRQDGTRTGSSGGKTNENANLLGNDGKKNYFINKDGRVIQSAYQRLFIRQKN, encoded by the coding sequence ATGGCACACAGTAATCTTTCTAAAGCAAAAAAGGCAAAGAGCGATGAGTTTTATACCCAGATGAGCGACATCGCTAACGAGCTTAATCATTATCGCGACCAGCTCAGAGGCAAAGTCATTTTTTGCAACTGTGACGATCCGTTTGAAAGCAATTTCTTCCGCTTCTTCGCAGAAAACTTCAACGCACTTGGCATCAAGCGACTCATCGCTACGAGCTACAAGCCCTCGCCCATAGCTAACACCCAGCTCGGCCTCTTTGGTGATGACAAGACCCTCGAGCCGAAAAAAGGCCGCCCAAAGGTGAACGCCAACGCCTTTCTTATTAACGAAGTAGAGGATCTCAATGGTGATGGTGCAATTGACCGGCGCGATATCGCCGAGAAGCTGAAAGAAAACAAAAAAAACGAATGGCGGCCGCTCCAGGGCGATGGAGACTTCCGCTCACCCGAGTGCCGTGAACTCCTAAAGCAGGCAGATATCGTTATTACCAACCCGCCGTTCTCACTCTTCATTGAGTACGTTGCCCAGCTCGTTGAACACGACAAGAAGTTTTTGATTATCGGCAACACGAACGCTATTACTTACAAAGAAATTTTCAAACTCATTAAAGAAAATAAATTCCGCACCGGCTATACTAAGTTCAATGTCGGCATGTTTTTCGAAGTTCCGAATTATTTCACGCAGTATCATCATATTGACGAGAAAAGCGGTAAAAAAATCGCGCGTGTTTCTACCTCGTGCTGGTATACAAACATGGATGTGGCGAAACACCACCAAAATATTCCTCTCTACAAAAAATACACGCCGGAAGAGTATCCACACTATGACAATTACGACGCCATTGAGGTCGCCAAAGTTGCGGAGATCCCAGCTGACTACGGCGGTGCTATGGGCGTGCCCATTACTTTCCTGGATAAATACAATCCTCAGCAGTTTCAACTACTAGGCGCATCTCAAAGGGGTTGTCATGATGAACTTCCCGACACAAAGAAATACGATGATTACTGGGAAATGAGGCAGGATGGCACGAGGACTGGATCGTCCGGTGGTAAAACAAATGAAAATGCAAATTTACTTGGCAACGACGGAAAGAAGAACTATTTTATCAATAAGGATGGTCGAGTAATACAATCTGCCTATCAGCGGCTGTTCATTCGACAAAAAAACTAA
- a CDS encoding GFA family protein translates to MQGILSTHKGGCHCGAVRYEVETDLATVISCNCSHCAIKGLLLAFVTAERFTLLAGEEALTEYRFNKKKIAHLFCKICGVQSFGRGTNKEGEPTVAINIRCLDGVELEKLNVTPVDGKSW, encoded by the coding sequence ATGCAAGGAATACTCTCTACTCACAAAGGAGGCTGCCATTGCGGAGCAGTGCGCTACGAAGTTGAGACAGATCTCGCCACGGTCATCTCCTGCAACTGTTCGCATTGTGCCATCAAGGGACTCCTGCTTGCCTTCGTTACGGCGGAGAGGTTCACCCTGCTCGCGGGAGAAGAGGCGCTCACGGAATATCGTTTTAACAAGAAGAAGATTGCACATCTCTTTTGTAAGATCTGCGGCGTGCAGTCTTTTGGTCGGGGCACCAACAAGGAGGGCGAACCCACTGTAGCTATTAATATACGCTGCTTGGATGGTGTCGAGCTCGAGAAGCTGAACGTCACTCCTGTCGATGGGAAGAGCTGGTAG